The proteins below are encoded in one region of Triticum aestivum cultivar Chinese Spring chromosome 1B, IWGSC CS RefSeq v2.1, whole genome shotgun sequence:
- the LOC123128454 gene encoding phosphatidylglycerophosphate phosphatase PTPMT2 — protein MRIEELPGDSGGGGGGRGAGELQLRREDGGADGSELKLRGEDGVVAAAGEEERGEGAGRVIAQAALDAKRAAVGVGARMLFYPTLVYNVVRNQCESQFHWWDQVDEHVLLGAVPFPSDVLRLQKLGVCGVVTLNESYERLVSKSLYEAHGIENLVLPTRDYLYAPSFDNLCKAADFIHRNASCGKLTYVHCKAGRGRSTTVVLCYLVQYKQMTPAGAFEHVRSCRPRVLLASAQWKAVQEFYQLRVKKIQGSSCIDSPIVKKVPSPSPVLLATRNLITFDEKTFVMVSESDLEGYNADALAVNVGSGLWEISLVYRVQFASQAAFAGFSYLWLQCRAHKDTEALTESIGSESCSLEAEQPANGHHCLLQGVVVNP, from the exons ATGCGAATCGAGGAGCTTCCCGGCGATTCCGGTGGCGGGGGTGGAGGCCGAGGGGCGGGGGAGCTGCAGCTGCGTCGGGAGGATGGTGGGGCCGACGGTAGTGAGCTGAAGCTGCGTGGCGAGGATGGCGTTGTCGccgcggcgggggaggaggagaggggagagggtgcgGGTAGGGTGATCGCGCAGGCGGCTTTGGATGCGAAGCGCGCGGCGGTGGGCGTCGGCGCTCGGATGCTGTTCTACCCGACGCTGGTGTACAACGTCGTGAGGAACCAATGCGAGTCTCAGTTCCACTGGTGGGATCAGGTCGACGAG CATGTGCTGCTGGGTGCTGTTCCATTCCCGAGCGATGTTTTGCGGCTGCAGAAGCTTGGAGTTTGTGGTGTGGTCACACTAAACGAATCATATGAGAGGCTTGTTTCCAAGTCATTGTACGAG GCTCATGGGATTGAAAACCTGGTGCTACCAACTAGAGATTACCTTTATGCGCCGTCATTTGACAACCTTTGCAAGGCTGCTGACTTCATCCACA gaAATGCTTCATGTGGTAAGCTGACTTATGTTCACTGCAAAGCTGGACGGGGACGCAGCACCACCGTTGTTCTTTGCTACTTG GTGCAATACAAACAAATGACACCTGCTGGAGCTTTTGAACATGTTCGGTCATGCAGGCCAAGGGTGTTATTGGCTTCCGCACAATGGAAA GCTGTCCAGGAATTCTACCAGCTTAGAGTGAAGAAAATTCAGGGCTCCAGTTGCATCGACAGCCCAATCGTTAAAAAggttccatctccatctccggtgTTGCTTGCTACTCGAAACCTCATCACTTTTGATGAGAAGACATTCGTGATGGTCTCAGAATCAGACCTTGAAGGGTATAATGCGGATGCCTTGGCAGTTAACGTGGGCAGTGGTTTGTGGGAAATAAGTTTAGTATACCGTGTTCAGTTTGCTAGCCAGGCAGCATTTGCAGGGTTTTCATACCTGTGGTTACAGTGCCGCGCCCACAAGGACACGGAGGCACTCACTGAGAGCATTGGTAGTGAGAGCTGCTCACTGGAGGCGGAGCAGCCTGCGAACGGTCACCACTGTCTACTTCAAGGTGTCGTGGTTAATCCGTGA